One genomic region from Streptomyces sp. NBC_01304 encodes:
- a CDS encoding peptide MFS transporter, with protein MSDSISMQKQPEVPAPSRRRHPRGLSTLALTEMWERFSLYGMVAILVHFLAAKTQSGGMGLSEGTAEAVEGVYMAMIGLLALPGGWVADRLLGARRTVLWGGIVIMAGHIAMSVPGNLGVWPGLFLITIGTGLLKSNISAMVGCLYAEGDERRDAGYSLFYMGINFGALVAPLLVGFLGEEVNWHLGFAAAAVGMAFGLAQYVIGGRRMADTYKEAPITPLTPRERHTLKRNGAIAAAGLLLLGLLGAVTGSLDIDNITFALTLIAVVVPGGYLVYMYRSPSVTTEERKRLKAYVWLFAAAALFWMIYDQVGSELNLFAAQKTNLDVFGWSMPASWTQSIGSVFVILMAPLFAVFWVRRGRNFSTPGKFAAALGLVGISFLLMSAASSLASGGAKVSLMWLIGVYFIQVIGEMCLSPVGLSVTTVLAPRAFTNQMMGVWFLAAATGDAIGGQLPRLDDVIGQSSNFLWQGALLIVAGIAMFLGAGKLRALIGEQRPAATEVTVAA; from the coding sequence GTGAGTGATTCGATAAGTATGCAGAAGCAGCCCGAGGTGCCGGCCCCGTCCAGGCGGCGGCACCCCCGAGGGCTCTCCACGCTCGCGCTGACCGAGATGTGGGAGCGCTTCAGCCTCTACGGCATGGTCGCCATCCTGGTCCACTTCCTCGCCGCCAAGACGCAGTCGGGCGGCATGGGCCTGAGCGAGGGCACCGCCGAGGCCGTCGAGGGCGTGTACATGGCCATGATCGGCCTGCTCGCGCTGCCCGGCGGCTGGGTCGCCGACCGCCTGCTCGGCGCCCGCCGCACCGTACTGTGGGGCGGCATCGTCATCATGGCCGGCCACATCGCCATGTCGGTCCCCGGCAACCTGGGCGTCTGGCCGGGCCTGTTCCTCATCACCATCGGCACCGGACTCCTGAAGTCCAACATCTCCGCGATGGTCGGCTGCCTCTACGCCGAGGGCGACGAGCGCCGCGACGCCGGCTACTCGCTCTTCTACATGGGCATCAACTTCGGCGCCCTGGTCGCCCCGCTGCTCGTCGGCTTCCTCGGCGAGGAGGTCAACTGGCACCTCGGCTTCGCCGCCGCGGCCGTCGGCATGGCCTTCGGCCTCGCGCAGTACGTCATCGGCGGCCGGCGCATGGCGGACACGTACAAGGAAGCCCCCATCACCCCGCTGACCCCGCGCGAGCGCCACACCCTCAAGCGCAACGGCGCCATCGCCGCGGCCGGCCTGCTGCTGCTCGGCCTGCTCGGCGCGGTCACCGGCAGCCTGGACATCGACAACATCACCTTCGCGCTCACGCTGATCGCTGTCGTCGTCCCGGGCGGCTACCTCGTCTACATGTACCGCAGCCCCAGCGTCACCACCGAGGAGCGCAAGCGCCTCAAGGCGTACGTATGGCTGTTCGCGGCCGCCGCCCTGTTCTGGATGATCTACGACCAGGTCGGCAGCGAACTCAACCTGTTCGCCGCGCAGAAGACCAACCTGGACGTCTTCGGCTGGTCCATGCCCGCCAGTTGGACCCAGTCCATCGGCTCGGTGTTCGTGATCCTGATGGCGCCGCTGTTCGCGGTGTTCTGGGTGCGCCGGGGGCGCAACTTCTCCACCCCCGGCAAGTTCGCCGCCGCGCTCGGCCTGGTCGGAATCTCCTTCCTCCTGATGTCGGCCGCCTCGTCGCTGGCCTCCGGCGGTGCGAAGGTCTCCCTGATGTGGCTGATCGGCGTCTACTTCATCCAGGTCATCGGCGAGATGTGCCTCAGCCCGGTGGGTCTGTCCGTGACCACCGTGCTCGCGCCGCGCGCCTTCACCAACCAGATGATGGGCGTCTGGTTCCTGGCCGCCGCGACCGGCGACGCGATCGGCGGACAGCTGCCCCGCCTGGACGACGTGATCGGCCAGAGCTCCAACTTCCTCTGGCAGGGCGCCCTGTTGATCGTCGCGGGCATCGCGATGTTCCTCGGCGCGGGCAAGCTGCGGGCGCTCATCGGGGAGCAGCGGCCGGCCGCGACCGAGGTCACTGTCGCCGCCTGA
- a CDS encoding branched-chain amino acid ABC transporter substrate-binding protein — protein sequence MRRIEWPLHVVKRVVIGVLAAVALGILGNLAWGWYESSQAKCGDGVVKRGEKDECVGVTDGAYHFAGHLAEVEKKIKAENDRVVKNEGKEPYVSVAYLASFTLDNDDSNSENSVRHELEGAYLAQYRHNRGDLSASPKIRLLIANSGSSSSEWSHTADELIARKDSERLVSVVGLGPSTNRNLAALKRFSEAGLATVASTMTATNIKDINGFVRVAPTNDAEAKAGSAYLKQQKIRSAVVVQDAAESNLYAKTLGRAFEKEFKDDTHELVADTMTYDSSVAGAWQNELRYMPGQLCDQKPQVVYFAGRGRHLSHFLDAIANRACQKQPFTVLTGDDTTNLTPDELAAAAKTGVDVLYTGLAHAEMYDKNRKAVSEPSARNFRPGNLLDQWFKNDPRYDGQDIMAHDAVLTAAQGIRMASGWKGKVTGPAVARMFHQMVGNQAVPGASGFIQFQNTGDPVNKAIPILQLTADGRSELIAVSSDRGRPTERP from the coding sequence ATGCGCAGGATCGAATGGCCGCTGCACGTCGTGAAGCGGGTGGTGATCGGGGTGCTCGCCGCCGTCGCGCTCGGGATCCTCGGGAACCTGGCGTGGGGCTGGTACGAGTCGTCGCAGGCCAAGTGCGGGGACGGCGTGGTCAAGCGGGGCGAGAAGGACGAATGCGTCGGGGTCACCGACGGCGCGTACCACTTCGCCGGTCATCTCGCCGAGGTGGAGAAGAAGATCAAGGCGGAGAACGACCGGGTCGTCAAGAACGAGGGCAAGGAGCCGTACGTCAGCGTCGCCTACCTGGCCTCCTTCACCCTCGACAACGACGACAGCAACTCCGAGAACTCCGTACGCCATGAACTCGAAGGCGCCTACCTCGCCCAGTACCGGCACAATCGCGGCGACCTCTCCGCCTCGCCCAAGATCCGTCTGCTGATCGCCAATTCGGGGAGCAGTTCGTCCGAGTGGTCGCACACCGCCGACGAGCTGATCGCCCGCAAGGACTCCGAGCGCCTCGTCTCGGTCGTCGGACTCGGACCGAGTACGAACCGCAATCTGGCCGCGTTGAAGCGGTTCTCCGAGGCCGGACTCGCCACCGTCGCGAGCACCATGACGGCGACGAACATAAAGGACATCAACGGTTTCGTCCGCGTGGCGCCCACCAACGACGCGGAGGCGAAGGCGGGTTCGGCCTATCTCAAGCAGCAGAAGATCCGCAGCGCCGTCGTCGTCCAGGACGCCGCCGAGAGCAATCTGTACGCGAAGACGCTCGGCAGGGCCTTCGAGAAGGAGTTCAAGGACGACACCCATGAACTGGTCGCCGACACCATGACGTACGACTCGTCCGTGGCCGGCGCCTGGCAGAACGAGCTGCGGTACATGCCGGGCCAGCTCTGCGACCAAAAGCCCCAGGTCGTCTATTTCGCCGGGCGCGGCCGGCATCTGTCGCACTTCCTCGACGCGATCGCCAACCGGGCCTGCCAGAAGCAGCCGTTCACGGTCCTGACCGGCGACGACACCACGAACCTCACCCCGGACGAGCTGGCCGCCGCCGCGAAGACCGGGGTGGACGTGCTGTACACGGGTCTCGCCCACGCGGAGATGTACGACAAGAACCGCAAGGCGGTGTCCGAGCCCTCGGCGCGGAACTTCCGCCCCGGCAACCTGCTCGACCAGTGGTTCAAGAACGACCCGCGCTACGACGGCCAGGACATCATGGCGCACGACGCGGTCCTCACCGCGGCGCAGGGCATCCGGATGGCCTCGGGCTGGAAGGGCAAGGTCACCGGGCCCGCGGTGGCGCGGATGTTCCATCAGATGGTCGGCAACCAGGCGGTGCCCGGCGCCAGCGGCTTCATCCAGTTCCAGAACACCGGCGACCCGGTCAACAAGGCCATCCCGATCCTGCAGCTGACCGCCGACGGCCGCTCCGAGCTCATCGCCGTCTCGTCCGACCGGGGCCGGCCGACCGAGCGCCCGTGA
- a CDS encoding response regulator transcription factor, whose translation MIVAEDSAILRQGIVRLLQDEGVEVSAQCGEAGPLLGLVAEHRPDVVLLDIRMPPTHTDEGIRAAAAIRSAFPGTGVLLLSQYVETTATVRALAEDSRGFGYLLKERVADVDELAGALKRVAAGEAVVDPEVVARLMGARSAAGPLAQLTARERDVLELMAQGRSNDAIAQQLVIGGKTVETHVRNIFTKLRLGAESMDHRRVMAVLAYLRGA comes from the coding sequence GTGATCGTGGCCGAGGACTCGGCGATCCTGCGCCAGGGCATCGTGCGGCTGCTCCAGGACGAGGGCGTGGAGGTGTCCGCACAGTGCGGGGAGGCCGGGCCGCTGCTCGGCCTGGTCGCCGAACACCGCCCGGACGTCGTCCTGTTGGACATCCGGATGCCGCCGACCCACACCGACGAAGGCATCCGCGCGGCGGCCGCGATCCGGTCCGCGTTCCCCGGTACCGGGGTGCTGCTGCTGTCCCAGTACGTCGAGACGACGGCCACGGTGCGGGCGCTCGCCGAGGACTCCCGGGGCTTCGGCTATCTGCTCAAGGAACGCGTCGCGGACGTCGACGAGCTGGCCGGTGCGCTGAAACGGGTCGCGGCGGGTGAGGCCGTCGTGGACCCGGAGGTCGTGGCCCGCCTGATGGGCGCGCGCAGTGCGGCGGGGCCGCTGGCCCAACTCACCGCACGGGAGCGGGACGTACTGGAACTGATGGCCCAGGGCAGGTCCAACGACGCCATCGCGCAGCAGCTGGTCATCGGCGGCAAGACGGTGGAGACGCACGTACGCAACATCTTCACCAAGCTGCGGCTCGGCGCGGAATCGATGGACCACCGGCGCGTGATGGCGGTCCTCGCCTATCTGCGCGGCGCCTGA
- a CDS encoding sensor histidine kinase, with product MKGFDTVAARLGPVLALAAVLAAAAGTAGAVGYARAGGSAADVARDLAVGWAYAGAGLVAWWRRPANRTGLLMVAEGITWFLGNLQGTNVPALFAVGAWWEALNMAVLVHLVLTFPDGRAASATGRRLIGFGYGLVAVGGLLRTLTYDPALASEATYLDCRDCGPNPLLVPDATGLFPYVDGVYRGLGWAISIVMVVAIVRRWRRASVARRRALLPAWIAISITMAFAAWDVLLLALPDLSGLGEDAILLASDLAQAAVPLAFLAGLLRMQLQRAEVSGLVIEVGAEPTPARMRAMLARVLGDATVRLGLWQEEQSAYVDEGGRRLKADGPGVTRVDSSRGTPLAVLRHDPALAEDPELLEAVGASLRLGLENAWLRTEAREVTSRIVRAADTERQRLERDLHDGAQTRLVFALMTLRRVAKGVADHPDASVRDSVAEVEHSLRLALEELRGIAHGIHPAVLTREGLGPALTALAEQAALPVVVAAEPGRFDPVVESTAYFTVCETLANAAKHARAKAVSISARRHGDTLVVETVDDGIGGADTALGSGLRGLADRLAAVDGVLQVHSPAGGGTRIRAELPCG from the coding sequence GTGAAGGGGTTCGACACCGTCGCGGCCCGGCTAGGGCCTGTCCTGGCCCTCGCCGCCGTCCTCGCCGCAGCAGCCGGCACAGCAGGCGCCGTGGGCTACGCACGTGCCGGCGGGTCCGCCGCCGACGTGGCCCGCGACCTCGCCGTGGGCTGGGCCTACGCGGGCGCCGGCCTGGTCGCCTGGTGGCGCAGGCCCGCCAACCGCACCGGCCTGCTCATGGTCGCCGAGGGCATCACCTGGTTCCTCGGCAATCTGCAGGGCACGAACGTGCCCGCCCTGTTCGCCGTGGGCGCCTGGTGGGAGGCGCTCAACATGGCCGTCCTCGTCCACCTCGTCCTCACCTTCCCCGACGGCCGGGCGGCCTCCGCCACGGGACGGCGGCTCATCGGCTTCGGTTACGGACTCGTCGCGGTCGGCGGCCTCCTGCGCACCCTCACCTACGACCCGGCCCTCGCGTCCGAGGCGACGTATCTGGACTGCCGCGACTGCGGCCCCAACCCGCTGCTCGTACCGGATGCAACCGGCCTCTTCCCGTACGTCGACGGCGTCTATCGCGGTCTCGGCTGGGCGATCTCCATTGTCATGGTCGTGGCGATCGTGCGCCGCTGGCGGCGCGCCTCCGTGGCCCGCCGCCGCGCGCTGCTCCCCGCCTGGATCGCGATCAGCATCACCATGGCCTTCGCCGCCTGGGACGTCCTGCTCCTCGCCCTGCCCGACCTGAGCGGTCTCGGCGAGGACGCGATCCTGCTTGCTTCCGACCTCGCCCAGGCCGCCGTCCCGCTCGCCTTCCTGGCCGGACTCCTGCGGATGCAGCTGCAGCGCGCGGAGGTCAGCGGCCTCGTCATCGAGGTCGGCGCGGAACCCACGCCCGCCCGCATGCGCGCGATGCTGGCGCGGGTGCTCGGGGACGCGACCGTACGGCTCGGACTGTGGCAGGAGGAGCAGAGTGCGTACGTCGACGAGGGCGGCCGGCGCCTCAAGGCGGACGGCCCCGGCGTCACCCGGGTCGACTCCTCGCGCGGCACCCCGCTCGCCGTGCTCCGCCACGACCCGGCCCTCGCCGAGGACCCCGAACTCCTCGAAGCGGTCGGCGCCTCGCTGCGGCTCGGCCTGGAGAACGCCTGGCTGCGCACCGAGGCCAGGGAGGTCACCTCACGCATCGTGCGCGCCGCCGACACCGAACGCCAACGCCTGGAACGGGACCTGCACGACGGCGCGCAGACCCGCCTCGTCTTCGCCCTGATGACACTGCGCCGCGTCGCCAAGGGCGTCGCCGATCACCCCGACGCCTCCGTGCGCGACTCCGTCGCCGAGGTCGAGCACAGCCTGCGCCTGGCCCTGGAGGAGCTGCGCGGCATCGCGCACGGCATCCACCCGGCCGTCCTCACCCGCGAGGGCCTCGGCCCGGCGCTCACCGCGCTCGCCGAGCAGGCCGCGCTGCCCGTGGTGGTCGCCGCCGAACCCGGCCGCTTCGACCCGGTGGTGGAGTCCACCGCCTATTTCACCGTCTGCGAGACCCTCGCCAACGCCGCCAAGCACGCCCGCGCCAAGGCCGTCAGCATCTCGGCCCGCAGACACGGCGACACCCTCGTCGTCGAGACGGTCGACGACGGCATAGGAGGCGCCGACACGGCGCTCGGCTCCGGACTGCGCGGCCTCGCCGACCGCCTGGCCGCCGTCGACGGCGTACTGCAGGTGCACAGCCCCGCCGGGGGCGGCACCCGGATCAGGGCGGAGCTGCCGTGCGGGTGA
- a CDS encoding VanW family protein: MRRIHPAAAAGGAVVVGAGGLYLAGLLLAGDGISSGTQVRGVDIGGLSRGEAREKLEKEHAQAASEPLKLNIGGRSAEIDPAKAGLGFDAEQTAERAANPGANPLNVIGNLFGSGGDVEPVVKVDEAKARIALQDLSKTHDQKVRDGGVSFKGGKAKEVEARTGQALDVDAAIDTLRGTYLAKAKDDGDGGKKSGTDKPQVTAADLPTKKTEPGVSGEEAKRALREFGDPAMSGPVTLKVGDKQLVIGQEILGKHLKMQPDADGKLQPKLDAKGLLADPALTAPLAQVATKATNAQLRLDGDKVVVVADAKPGQEITDKALEKAVLPLLAKTGTAARTADVATVKTQPTVTRENAAQLGLKEKMSSFTVNFDKAPYRTTNIGRAAELINGSVVKPGETWSYNKTVGERTKANGFVDGTMILNGQYTKAAGGGVSAVATTMFNAMFFAGVKPVEYGAHSFYIERYPEGREATVAWGSLDLKFNNDSGNAIYVEAKATDTSVTISFIGTKKYDSIEATKGPRTNIKQPAERTSDSKQCEPQTPAEGFDVTVERIFKKDGVEVKREPFRTHYTPRDKVTCEAPEKPSGGPTDQVG, translated from the coding sequence ATGCGCCGAATACATCCCGCCGCGGCCGCTGGTGGCGCGGTGGTTGTAGGTGCCGGTGGCCTGTATCTCGCCGGGCTGCTGCTCGCCGGCGACGGCATATCCTCGGGCACCCAGGTGCGCGGCGTCGACATCGGCGGCCTGAGCCGCGGTGAGGCCCGCGAGAAGCTGGAGAAGGAGCACGCCCAGGCCGCGTCCGAGCCGCTGAAGCTGAACATCGGGGGACGCAGCGCCGAGATCGACCCCGCGAAGGCAGGCCTTGGCTTCGATGCCGAGCAGACCGCCGAGCGGGCCGCGAACCCCGGCGCCAACCCGCTGAACGTGATCGGGAACCTCTTCGGCTCCGGCGGCGACGTGGAGCCGGTCGTCAAGGTCGACGAGGCCAAGGCCCGCATCGCCCTGCAGGACCTGTCCAAGACGCACGACCAGAAGGTCCGCGACGGCGGCGTCTCCTTCAAGGGCGGCAAGGCCAAGGAGGTCGAGGCCCGCACCGGCCAGGCCCTCGACGTCGACGCCGCGATCGACACCCTGCGCGGCACGTACCTGGCGAAGGCCAAGGACGACGGCGACGGCGGCAAGAAGTCCGGCACGGACAAGCCCCAGGTGACCGCGGCCGACCTCCCCACCAAGAAGACCGAGCCCGGCGTCTCCGGCGAAGAGGCCAAGCGCGCCCTGCGCGAGTTCGGCGACCCCGCCATGTCGGGCCCCGTGACCCTCAAGGTCGGCGACAAGCAGCTCGTCATCGGCCAGGAGATCCTCGGCAAGCACCTCAAGATGCAGCCCGACGCGGACGGCAAGCTGCAGCCCAAGCTCGACGCCAAGGGCCTGCTCGCCGACCCCGCGCTCACCGCGCCGCTCGCCCAGGTCGCCACCAAGGCGACCAACGCCCAGCTGCGCCTCGACGGCGACAAGGTGGTCGTGGTCGCCGACGCCAAGCCCGGCCAGGAGATCACCGACAAGGCCCTCGAAAAGGCCGTCCTGCCGCTGCTCGCCAAGACCGGCACCGCCGCCCGCACCGCCGACGTGGCGACCGTGAAGACGCAGCCCACGGTGACCCGCGAGAACGCCGCGCAGCTCGGCCTGAAGGAGAAGATGTCCTCCTTCACGGTCAACTTCGACAAGGCTCCGTACCGTACGACCAACATCGGCCGCGCCGCCGAGCTGATCAACGGGTCCGTGGTGAAGCCGGGGGAGACCTGGAGCTACAACAAGACCGTCGGTGAGCGCACCAAGGCCAACGGCTTCGTCGACGGCACGATGATCCTCAACGGCCAGTACACCAAGGCCGCAGGCGGTGGCGTCTCGGCCGTGGCCACCACGATGTTCAACGCGATGTTCTTCGCCGGCGTGAAGCCCGTCGAGTACGGCGCGCACTCCTTCTACATCGAGCGCTACCCGGAGGGCCGCGAGGCCACCGTCGCCTGGGGCAGCCTCGACCTGAAGTTCAACAACGACTCGGGCAACGCCATCTACGTCGAGGCCAAGGCCACCGACACCTCGGTCACCATCAGCTTCATCGGCACCAAGAAGTACGACTCCATCGAGGCCACCAAGGGCCCGCGCACCAACATCAAGCAGCCCGCCGAGCGCACCAGCGACAGCAAGCAGTGCGAGCCGCAGACCCCGGCCGAGGGCTTCGACGTCACGGTCGAGCGGATCTTCAAGAAGGACGGCGTGGAAGTGAAGCGCGAGCCGTTCCGCACGCACTACACGCCGCGCGACAAGGTCACCTGCGAGGCGCCGGAGAAGCCCTCCGGCGGCCCGACCGACCAGGTCGGCTGA
- a CDS encoding endonuclease/exonuclease/phosphatase family protein, translated as MDMKLFRRAACAGTALAAAFTLGLAAPAPAAAPAPAAGTLTVMSFNTWHGGTQVPDGTNKTANEITKAGADVVSLQEYSGSSTRQIADKLGWYATDTGTDVDIISRLPFEGTDWTTGGGGTVAVKIKGIWIYSAHLDYTKYGPYNACFDNDSYETIYADEANRKKQAQEILSWAGSSPAIIAGDFNTPSHLDWTADTKAAHCASVVQWPATKVFADAGYWDSYREVNPDEAARPGNTWSPVVKTNEGRPEPQDRIDFILYRGGSLDATNSRTWGGGSGWPSDHLAVVTTFNL; from the coding sequence ATGGACATGAAACTCTTCCGGCGGGCGGCCTGCGCGGGCACCGCCCTGGCCGCCGCCTTCACCCTCGGCCTGGCCGCACCCGCTCCGGCGGCGGCCCCCGCTCCCGCCGCCGGCACGCTCACCGTGATGAGCTTCAACACCTGGCACGGCGGCACCCAGGTCCCCGACGGCACCAACAAGACCGCGAACGAGATCACCAAGGCGGGCGCCGACGTCGTCTCGCTGCAGGAGTACTCCGGCAGCTCGACCCGGCAGATCGCGGACAAGCTCGGCTGGTACGCCACCGACACCGGCACCGACGTCGACATCATCAGCAGGCTCCCCTTCGAGGGCACCGACTGGACGACGGGCGGCGGCGGCACGGTCGCCGTGAAGATCAAGGGCATCTGGATCTACTCGGCGCATCTCGACTACACCAAGTACGGCCCGTACAACGCCTGCTTCGACAACGACAGTTACGAGACCATCTACGCCGACGAGGCGAACCGCAAGAAGCAGGCGCAGGAAATCCTCAGCTGGGCCGGCTCCAGCCCCGCGATCATCGCCGGCGACTTCAACACGCCGTCCCACCTGGACTGGACCGCCGACACCAAGGCGGCGCACTGCGCTTCGGTGGTCCAGTGGCCCGCCACCAAGGTCTTCGCGGACGCCGGCTACTGGGACTCGTACCGCGAGGTCAATCCGGACGAGGCGGCCCGCCCCGGCAACACCTGGTCGCCGGTGGTGAAGACGAACGAGGGCCGCCCCGAGCCGCAGGACCGGATCGACTTCATCCTCTACCGGGGCGGCTCGCTGGACGCGACCAACTCCCGTACATGGGGCGGGGGTTCGGGCTGGCCGTCGGACCATCTCGCGGTGGTGACGACCTTCAACCTCTGA
- a CDS encoding alpha-ketoglutarate-dependent dioxygenase AlkB: MAMHLQGSLFDQPDDATGSRLAPLDGLRRTELGDGAWIDLLPGWLSGADGLFERLAAAVPWRAERRQMYEQVVDVPRLLAFYREGVPLPDPVLAEARGALGAHYAAELGEPFTTAGLCYYRDGRDSVAWHGDRIGRGAREDTMVAILSVGSPRDLVLRPLGGGPSVRRPLGHGDLIVMGGSCQRTWEHAIPKSTRAAGPRISIQFRPRGVS; the protein is encoded by the coding sequence ATGGCCATGCACCTCCAGGGCTCCCTCTTCGACCAGCCCGACGACGCGACCGGCTCCCGCCTCGCCCCGCTCGACGGCCTGCGCAGGACCGAGCTGGGTGACGGTGCCTGGATCGACCTGCTGCCCGGCTGGCTGAGCGGGGCGGACGGGCTCTTCGAGCGCCTTGCCGCGGCCGTGCCGTGGCGGGCCGAGCGGCGGCAGATGTACGAACAGGTCGTGGACGTACCGAGACTGCTCGCCTTCTACCGCGAGGGCGTCCCGCTCCCGGACCCGGTCCTGGCCGAGGCGAGGGGCGCGCTCGGTGCGCATTACGCCGCCGAGCTGGGCGAACCCTTCACCACGGCCGGCCTCTGCTACTACCGGGACGGCCGCGACAGCGTGGCCTGGCACGGCGACCGGATCGGTCGGGGCGCCCGTGAGGACACCATGGTCGCCATCCTCTCGGTGGGCTCCCCGCGCGACCTGGTCCTGCGCCCGCTCGGAGGCGGGCCGAGCGTGCGGCGGCCGCTCGGGCACGGCGATCTGATCGTGATGGGCGGTTCCTGCCAGCGCACCTGGGAACACGCGATCCCCAAGTCGACGCGCGCGGCAGGACCGCGCATCAGCATCCAGTTCCGTCCGCGCGGCGTGAGTTGA
- a CDS encoding VOC family protein — protein sequence MASKFTELAIDCADPHALARFWCSVLDYEVLDEEEDGVVTIGSPTAPEAKSHPGPVSPTLTFARVPEGKTIKNRLHLDVNATDREQDEEVRRLLDLGARHADVGQSGEESWVTLADPEGNEFCVLASRCP from the coding sequence ATGGCCAGCAAGTTCACCGAGCTCGCGATCGACTGCGCTGATCCGCACGCCCTGGCCCGGTTCTGGTGCTCGGTCCTCGACTACGAGGTGCTGGACGAGGAGGAGGACGGGGTGGTCACCATCGGCTCCCCCACAGCCCCCGAGGCCAAGAGCCATCCGGGTCCGGTGTCGCCGACGTTGACCTTCGCGCGCGTGCCCGAGGGCAAGACGATCAAGAACCGGCTCCACCTCGACGTCAACGCGACCGACCGGGAGCAGGACGAAGAGGTCCGCCGCCTGCTCGACCTGGGCGCCCGGCACGCCGACGTCGGCCAGAGTGGCGAGGAGAGCTGGGTGACCCTGGCCGACCCGGAGGGGAACGAGTTCTGCGTCCTCGCGAGCCGCTGCCCCTGA
- a CDS encoding YncE family protein, giving the protein MAGAGRGTALRGGVLGTAALVLFLAGCGTGGAAESAPAAPRTADVKPSGPAPARTAQGTLLVADFDADTVTFVDPDRGPIDSVKVGTAPYGLVVGDDGRAWVATAEGVAVVDTETRKSLGRIPYETKTGPVTTGEYRGGGMGIALAPDGKQVYVGVNVPGEKGVLEVIDADRREVTDTVPVGRRPFDVDVSRDGAEVYATGHDSYDVTAVRTDSLTPRRLVVAPYGELGLGSWLKPHYAAVRDDGKVLLPFEGERLAVLDPRTGKVAIEKMTANTHQHGAAVAPDGTLLVVGTGPIDGSDEGPSLTVRAPDGKERVVPLDGPHEDVAVSEDGRTAYVTGGFTREGSWDGITVVDLDSGETRRLPAGVRPLGIAVL; this is encoded by the coding sequence ATGGCGGGCGCCGGCCGGGGCACGGCCCTGCGGGGCGGAGTCCTCGGAACTGCCGCTCTGGTGCTGTTCCTCGCCGGGTGCGGTACCGGCGGGGCCGCCGAGTCCGCGCCCGCCGCGCCCCGGACCGCCGACGTGAAGCCGTCAGGTCCGGCCCCCGCGCGCACCGCGCAGGGCACCCTCCTTGTCGCGGACTTCGACGCCGACACGGTCACCTTCGTCGACCCGGACCGTGGGCCCATCGACTCGGTGAAGGTCGGGACGGCGCCGTACGGCCTGGTCGTCGGCGACGACGGCAGGGCATGGGTGGCGACCGCCGAGGGCGTGGCCGTCGTCGACACCGAGACGCGCAAGAGCCTCGGCCGGATCCCGTACGAGACGAAGACCGGACCCGTCACGACGGGCGAGTACCGCGGCGGCGGCATGGGCATCGCCCTCGCACCCGACGGCAAGCAGGTGTACGTCGGCGTCAACGTCCCTGGTGAGAAGGGGGTGTTGGAGGTCATCGACGCCGACCGGCGCGAGGTGACGGACACGGTTCCCGTCGGCCGCCGCCCCTTCGACGTCGATGTCTCGCGTGACGGCGCCGAGGTGTACGCCACCGGGCACGACTCGTACGACGTGACGGCCGTGCGCACCGACTCGCTCACGCCGCGCAGGCTCGTGGTCGCCCCGTACGGCGAGCTCGGCCTCGGCTCCTGGCTGAAGCCGCACTATGCCGCCGTACGCGACGACGGCAAGGTGCTGCTGCCCTTCGAGGGGGAGCGGCTTGCTGTCCTCGACCCGCGTACCGGGAAGGTGGCCATCGAGAAGATGACCGCCAACACTCATCAGCACGGCGCCGCCGTCGCCCCCGACGGCACCCTGCTCGTCGTCGGCACGGGGCCGATCGACGGCTCCGACGAGGGGCCGTCCCTGACGGTCCGCGCGCCGGACGGCAAGGAGCGCGTCGTGCCGCTCGACGGTCCGCACGAGGACGTCGCGGTGTCCGAGGACGGCCGCACCGCGTACGTCACCGGCGGCTTCACCCGGGAGGGCTCGTGGGACGGCATCACCGTCGTCGACCTGGACAGCGGTGAGACGCGGCGGCTGCCGGCCGGGGTGCGACCCCTGGGCATCGCGGTTCTCTGA